In Poecilia reticulata strain Guanapo linkage group LG17, Guppy_female_1.0+MT, whole genome shotgun sequence, the following proteins share a genomic window:
- the LOC108167063 gene encoding putative ferric-chelate reductase 1 has product MEHKMMQVFAALMVFLALSFQPVLSQVVISKTGCGTTKQCVQDPDTCDPAGTTTCLFGSARPTALKPPNGIDLAFELSGNPVNNSGYIAMRLTKSQSDGSMIFVCGRNSSNNGSFISFSTTYNTTSGNSNDTLAKTMTSIQNTIDGGSLKCTFTVAGLNATTDAAFLRAADTTYIIGIASGQLVGGSLSSFPPFKLGNATDFSIFLNTTVPGGANRPFYSNAVLPLVSFLTLSILTFA; this is encoded by the exons ATGGAACATAAGATGATGCAGGTTTTCGCCGCGCTGATGGTTTTCCTGGCTCTCAGTTTCCAGCCAGTCCTGTCACAG GTTGTCATTTCCAAAACAGGATGTGGCACAACCAAACAATGCGTGCAGGACCCTGATACCTGCGACCCCGCAGGCACCACCACGTGTCTTTTTGGATCTGCTCGCCCCACAGCGTTGAAACCCCCAAATGGCATCGACCTGGCCTTTGAGCTCAGTGGGAACCCTGTGAACAATTCGGGATACATCGCCATGCGTCTCACCAAGAGCCAATCtgat GGAAGCATGATTTTTGTCTGTGGGAGGAACAGCTCAAACAACGGGTCTTTCATCAGCTTTTCAACTACTTATAACACCACCAGTGGAAATTCGAACGATACACTAGCGAAG ACTATGACAAGTATTCAAAACACCATCGATGGTGGAAGCCTCAAGTGTACGTTTACCGTGGCTGGTCTGAATGCCACCACCGACGCTGCATTCCTCAGGGCCGCCGATACCACCTACATTATAGGCATCGCATCTGGACAACTCGTTGGAG ggTCTCTTTCAAGCTTCCCCCCATTTAAACTTGGTAATGCGACAGATTTTTCCATCTTCCTAAACACCACAGTACCAGGAGGGGCCAACCGTCCTTTCTACTCTAATG